From the genome of uncultured Bacteroides sp.:
TTCAAAATTAATAGCACCAATCTTTAGCTTGATACAACTGAAACCCAGTTCCATCTTCTTCTCAATCTGACGGAACATTTGTGCATAATCTCCCATCCAGATAAGTCCGTTGATAGGAATACCACTTTCCCCACGAGAAAAGGGTGTATCCCAAAGAGCAAAACTGTTTGCCTGAAAATGTAACAGAGCTGTTTCCAAGCCAAAGAGAATGGACGGATAAGGACGTAAAGCCTCTTTATCGATCACTCCGGTTTGCTCTAATTGTTTGCAGGCTTCACTGAGAATATTCTCATAATCGGGAAGATCATCATAGCTTAGGTTTGGCAGAGGTGCACACTCTCCCAAACCTATTCTTTGTGGTTCTTCAACAGAAGTAATGCCAACATACCACACTTTCCGGGTATTATACACTCCGCGGGAAGTTCCGGCAGGCTGTTTAAAGTGTAATATTGAAGGACGTATGGTTGTTTTAAACGTCATTACTAAGGAAATTTTGGAAATTGTTTAAAGTCGGGTTTACGTTTTTCAAGGAACGCATTTTTACCTTCCTGAGCTTCTTCTGTAAGATAATACAAAAGAGTGGCGTCACCAGCCAATTCCTGAATTCCGCTCTGACCATCAAGTTCGGCATTCAATCCGGCCTTAATCATACGTAAAGCCAAAGGACTGTGCATCATCATTGTTTCTGCCCATTCCACTACTTCATCTTCAAGTTTGTCAAGAGGAACAACTTTATTTACTAGCCCCATATCCAAAGCTTCCTGAGCATTATATTGTTTGCAAAGGAACCAGATTTCACGAGCTTTCTTCTGTCCTACGCAACGTGCCAAATAAGAAGCGCCGAATCCGGCATCGAAACTACCAACACGAGGACCAGTCTGACCGAAAATTGCATTCTCAGAAGCTATTGAAAGGTCACATACCACCTGAAGCACATGACCGCCACCAATGGCATAACCGTTCACCATTGCAATAACAGGTTTAGGAATTGAACGAATCTGTTTTTGTACATCAAGCACGCTCAAACGAGGCACACCGTCTTTGCCAATATACCCACCTTTACCTTTTACATTCTGGTCGCCTCCTGAACAAAACGCCTTATCTCCGGCACCAGTGATAACAACAACACTAATGTCAGCACATTCGCGGCAGATTGTAAGTGCATTACTCATTTCTCCTGTTGTTGTAGGAGTAAATGCATTTCTATAACGAGGACGGTTGATTGTTATCTTTGCAATTCCATTATAAAACTCAAAAAGAATATCTTCATATTCCTTTATGGTTTCCCATTTTCTTTCTTCCATATACAGTCTATTTTAGATTGTGATAATATGCTTTAAATACTTCGGCATTCACCTCCATTGACGTTATTGTCTCCAATAATATTGGTTTTTCAGAGGTGCTGCTCACAAAAGTAATAATATTCTCCTTTAATTCTGTTTCATTTTCAGCCGAAAGATAAGAAAATCCCATGGCCTGAGCCCACTCTTTGGCAACAGTATTATGCCTGTAAGAGATATGATCGTCTAATGATTCAGCCTTATTTAATCCGGGAAGTAAATGGAAGATCTCTCCTCCTCCATTATTTACCAGCATAATACGTAGGTTCTTGTTTATATGCTTATTCCACAGCCCATTTACATCATAAAAAAAGCTTAGATCGCCAATTACCAGGAACGTAAGATCCGGATGAATTGCAGCAAATCCTACAGCCGTAGACATAGAGCCGTCTATCCCACTTGTCCCTCTATTACAATAAACCGGAATATCTGCATTTAAATCAAAAAGCTGAGCGTTACGGATAGAAGAACTGTTACCCAGTTGCAAAGCAGCCTTTTCCGGTAAAAGAGGCAAAAGATTATTCAGCACAAACAAATCAGAGTAAGGCATAGCTGCCGTAAACGCATTTCTTTTACTTTTCAGTTCATCCGATTTATTCTTCCAGAGCAAACTGTAAGAAGCCATTTCCTGTTCATTGGGAGAACCCAGCAGTGAGAAAAACGTTTCATCCATTTCAATCACGTCCGTCAGCGATTGGAAAAGATCGGGAACAGAACCATCCAGAGAAACATGCCAGTGCTGAGCCGGGCGTTGCTTTCTGAGGAATTTCTTTATTCGTTTGGAAACTATATGCCCACCAAAGTAAATCAGTAAATCAGGAGTAAACTCATCCCATTTATCATCTGGAAGAGCATATATTATCTGATCGAAATTGCCAATTACGGGGCAGGAAGAAACATTTGATATATGTTCTGCCAAAATCACACAATCCCATTTCTTAGCAACCTCTTCAATGGCTTTTCTCACCTTTTCATCGGGTAAAAGCTGACCAACAATAATCATTCGTTTACTGCTCTTTGCCCATTGATTGCGGAAATATTCACTATTATCCAAAGGCTTGAGATAACCGCCCGAATATCGTATCGCCCTTACCTGCGGAAGTTCTTCGGTAGTAAATTCAAAAAGAGGTTCAGAAAGCGGAACATTGATCTGTACCGGCCCCTTACCGTGATGATTCAGTTCCAGCAAAGCCTCGTTAATGAGGCGGTTGCAATACCATTCATCCTCCTCGGTAACAGGTTCGGGAAGTTGGACGGACTTCTTTACCAAAGTATTAAATATCCCGGGTTGAGGAAGTGTTTGTCCATCCATCTGTCCTATCCAGGCAGCAGGACGGTCGGCAGAGATAACAAGTAGAGGCAATTGTTGATAAAAAGCCTCAGCCACAGCCGATCCAAAGTTTAGTAAAGCAGTACCCGAGGTACAGCACACAGCCACCGGACGATTAATTTTCTGAATAAGACCTAATGCAAAGAAAGCAGCACTCCGTTCATCCACCACCGTAAAGCATTTGAATGCCGGATGCTGTGAAAACGTCTGAGTAAGGGGAGCTATGCGTGATCCGGGAGAAACCACCACGTGATCAATACCATATTCGCGCAACAGCGCAGCCAACTGAAGAACATTTTTCTTATTCGAATACATACTAAGCCTCCAATTTATTTAATTATCGCCAACATGGTCTGAAGTTTTGCCTCCGTCTCTTTCCATTCCAGCTCCATCTCCGAATGAGATAACAATCCCCCTCCGGCATATAGAGTAAGACAAGAAGCGCCAATCTCCATGCAACGCAAATTTACATACAAATCCGTCTTTCCATCGGGATTAATCCATCCTAAAAAACCGGAATAGTAACGACGGTTATACCCTTCATTCTCCAATATAAACCGATACGCCTCCTCTTTGGGGAGTCCGCAAACCGCCGGTGTGGGATGCAGTAAACTAAGCAAACTGCCTAAGCGAGCTTTTCCCGGTAATGCAAAAGAGAATTCACTCTTAAGATGTGCCAATTCACCGGCACGAACCGTAAAAGGACCCTTTTCTTCAGGAGTTACACCAAAAGCAGTTAACTGATTCCTAACATAATCTACAACCAATTGTTGCTCACGGATATTTTTCTCGCTCCAGGCATTCGGCAAAACAGCCCGATGAAAAGGCAAAGTTCCTGCAAGAGCTACCGTATTCCATTGCTCATCCTTTCCGGAAAGCAGAATCTCGGGCGTACTACCCAGCCAGGTCCCCGTTTGAGGGGTATGATATAGATAAACAAATGCGTCAGCATATCGTTCACAAGCATTGATCAGAGCCTTTTCAAGAGAAAAAGAAGAGTTCTTAGGCTGCACGGAAGTACGCGACAACACCAGTTTCTCAAATCTTTTTTCTCGTAGCGAAGATATAAACGAAGAAAAAGCCTGTGAATAAGAATCGTAATTATCCGCTTGCGGGCAATCTCCCATTTCTTCTTCAGACAAGAAATCCTCCGCACATTCCTCCTTCGATAGATAACTATTTATATCCTTCCATCCTTTAATGAAAACATCCGGTTGCATAAGTATAAGCGGAGACGAGTCTGAAATCCGAAACGGAGCAAAGACAAACCCCCTCTTGCCGTCCAGTTCATCCAGTTCATTTAAAGAAAAAGAGGGACCAGCCGACTGAAGAATTAAAACAGGCTCCTCTTCCGGAACCCTGTAAATAACAAAGCTTTTATTCTGTTTGATAAGTGCTTCAATTCCTATCATCTGATCTTCCCCTTCCGCACTAAAAGTCTATCTGTCATCGTTACTTTTTTATTGGAGTACAAAAGTAAGACTATTTTTCAGATTATCCTTAAAACGGTTCCTGGATTAACTTAATGCAGGATTATGTATGCTGAAAATACTAATAAACTTATGAAAGTAGGTGATTACATAGAGTTTACACATTTCTTTTTATATGAATGGTTGAAGATACAGCTAATTTAATTTTACTCCATATCAAACTAAGAGATATAGAAAATAATAATATAAAAATAAAAGATAGAGGCAACATGTAAAAACTATTATTATGAGAATAAGTAAACTTACAAACAAGATAATTGATTATAAACTGATGGATAATATATATATTAAATGAATGCGAAGAAACTACTGAATAAATTATTTTTCCATATTTGCTTTTTTCTATATACATTAAAATAAAATCGGCATAATGAAATAGAAGTAATGTGCATACTAAATAAGAAACGGCAGCAGGTTTAGCTACAACCAATAAGAATATGAAAATTACAATTAAATACATGACTTTCTTTTTTAGTTTATCTAATTTAGTAGAATTTAAAATATAACCAGCATGGAATATAATCACATATTTATAAAATTCTAAAAATTGTCTGAAGTGTATTGATTCCCCTGATAAGTAATATATTACTCTTGAAATAAGAGCTATTATTATTATGTATAATAATAATACAAAAGGATCGTCGAATCTATTAAATATAGGATATAACATAAAGCACATAAATATCATTATAAAGTACCATAAGTGTGAGCCATTAAATGGATCTCCCAAAATAGAGTATTGCGGGAAAATTATATAGTATATAATTCCTGCAAACAAACATGGTAATAATATTCTTTTTACCTTCTTGAAGATAAACGAAAGAAAACTATTATAGTGCCTATTTCGTATTTGAATTGAAAGCAAGTATCCTGAAATAAGTGTAAAAACTGTTAGTCCTATTCCTTTAAAGAAACTACTAAAGAAACTATATAAATTATTATTTATTGGAGTGATACTCAATTCGGGTGGCCACTTTTGATATATACATAAAGTATGATGGAGCAATATAGATATGATAGCCAAAGCTCGAAGCAAAATTATTTTTTTATCCATTTCAATTCATCTTTATTAAAAAACAGAATTATTACATCTTATAACTTTCTGTTTTGTTAAGGTACCGCAAAAGTAGTATTATTATTCTACACTTTAATAAAACAAGATAAATAGTAGTAAGTATATTCAATATAGTTTACTTAACATTTGCTAAACAAGTCCAAATCATTCAATGTAGTATTTGCACAACTTGGATTTTTCAGATTATCCTTAAAACGGTTCCTGGATTAACTTAATGCATGATTTGTTGTTCCAGGTTTACGGGAATTATCAAAAGCCTGAAAACGATATAGAAATTTTGCCATGAATTATAAACGAATTGAAAGGGAAGTAATCTGTATAAGATTGTTTTGAAGTGTAGCCCGTGGGGGAGTCGAACCCCCCTTTCTAGAATGAAAATCTAACGTCCTAACCGATAGACGAACGGGCCATTTATGATTCACAATTGAGCGATTTTCAGCACTTTTAGCAGTACCTCATTTCTCAATTGTGGCGCAAAGGTAGTACTATTTTTCGATTTACCAAATAGTGAAGAGAAAATCACCATAATTATAATCCAAACTTATGCTCATTCCCAATAGCTATTGTTTTCAATTTTCTAATAAGTTTATTAGTAAATTTCATCTTTCTTAATTGCAAGTTATAATTAAAATATTTAGGGTTATATTCTTTTTCTATATCTGTTTGATTAAACTTAAAATGTATAACTTTACTTTTTAAATAAATGTAAACCTGAGTATTCACATTATTCTCATGCCATGTAACTGAATTAGATCCATAACCCTCCGGATATATTTTTTCTTTTCTCATTCTGGAAGCATTTTTATTTATAAATAAAAAAAGAGAAGAACAGTCAACCAACATAGGTTTATAGTTAATACATGGATGAGTTTTAGTAAAATAACATTTCCCAGACCTTTTCCAAACAACATAATTATTAACATAAACACCTTTATAATAACCAGTAGGCGAACAGGTATCATTATTTAATCTTTCAGTTCCCCAAACACCACCTTCTACAACTTTCAACACAATAATTGAATCTACTCCATTTTTCCTTAGGCTATCAACCAATGAAAATAAATTCCTTTCCGAAAAACAAGATATAGAAAGCAGTAATCCTAATAGTGTAAATACATATTTTTTCATAATTTTTTATCTTTGAATTTTTATATCGGAATCACGAAAAGTATTTTTATGAAAATCAAAAAATACAGGATAATTATTACTCGGACCAAATTGACGATCTCTAGGAAGTACTGTTGGTAATACAGTTTCTGGTAACTTAGGAATTATTCGATCTGGAAATGATTCCCACATTTTTTCCTCCATACTAGTCGGAAATTTTTCAACATTATCATCATCACTATTTATTTGCATTTGCTGATTTTCTCCATCTAAAATATGCACAAATTCATGAACTACAGCTCCTAAAAGTAATGAAAAATAAGATCTATGCGAATCCAAAGAATAACATTCAAGAGACTGCTGATATATTTTTATATCTGCTATTTTTTCAAACTTCTTTTTTTTCCGATCTAATATTTGATCTTTACTACCCAATTGATACCCTCTTCCTTTTTTAATTGGAATCACCAAGTCATCAACTACAGTTATTGAAATTTCTTCTGGTGCAAGAACAGCTCTATACCACCAATAGGCGCCTAATGTAGAACTCATTAAACCATTACCTATAATTTTTATTTCATTTGAAGCATTAGGATCCCAACCTTTTTCTATAGAATAAACTTCTTTTTTATTAACATCTACTATTTTTTTTCCATTTGGATCAACAAACCTAATTGGATTATTCACACAATATGCATACGGTGAAATAGAATAATACTTTTCCGCCAAAGGATCCATCACTCCCCATCTTCCTATTGCCGGATCGTAATGCCGTGCACCATAATCATACAAATCCAATCCATGCATTCGATCAAGTTCTTTTCCATTATATCCGTAAAAAATATCTGGATTTTTAAAGCATGTCATTCCATTTCCATAACACAAACCAAACGGATAATTATTTTTTGTATTCTCAAAAGACCAATCATCATTAACATCAGATGTATTATTCCCCATATAATCTTTTAAATAATAATGATAAACAGGTATTGAACCGCTCAAACTTACATAACCATTATCTGTGAGAAGCATGCACACCTTACCATTTTTATAAACAACATTATTGCAATAGTCCGCATTTGTACTAATTAAAACCTTATTCAAAGGAATATCTATTGAATTACCCAAAGGTACATATAAATTCTCATTTGAAGTAGTATATATAGCTTTTCTTTTTGTTCCATTTGAATCATATAAATAATTAACTTTATGACCATAAGAAAATTGTATAACGTCTGGCAAATTTAAATCATTATACTTTATTAAAGAAATCTTTTTATTTAAGTCTGATATTAAATTACCATTTAAATCATAATAATATTCAATATTAGATTTAACTCCATCTTTAAAATTAAATGCGCCATTATAAGATAAATCTGCTACACTATCATCAATTTTAACTATTTGGTTTCCCTTATAGTAATACTTAAGATTGTCTATTATTCCAAACGCATCTTTCGCTCTCCCTATGTTCATTGGATCAATATATTTACCAGAATATCCTTCACGATATAATGTTGTAATATTACCTAATTTGTCATAAGATAACTTTTCTGAATAATCAGGCTCTAAAAAAGATTTTTCGTATGTAACTGCTTTATTGGAAATATAAGATCCGGAGAGTAGCCTGTTTAATTCATCATACGAATAATTATAACAATTAATCAGATTTACCTCCCATAATCTACTACTAATATTTCCATTATAACATGGTGTATTAGTTGACTCAGGATTAAAAGTGTTATAAAAAAGTTCTTCATCACCTCCAGCCAACTGCTTCTTTAAGATCCAGCCCCTAATATTATAAGTATAGCTACAATCATCTGCATTTCCGGACATTTCCTCTTTTAACTGCCCTAAATCATTATATTTTTTTTCTAATAACGTTATCGGAGCGGCATCATTTAATGAATGAGTTGTTTTAATTAACCGTTCTGCCTGATCGTAGTAATTCTTAGACACCTCCTTTAAATTTACAAACCCAGAATGATCGTGCCGATGCTTATCTACTTTTCCTGTAAAAGTATAAGAGTACCAGTCATATTCATAACCTCCTAAATGGTTTGTACTCCTACTTTGAGCTAATCTCCCTCTGCTGTCATAATACATTGCAGTAATAATTGCTTTCGAAGCATCTTCTAGCATAAAAACCTTACTTCCTGTATGCATTCCTTTTGCTGAAATACTAGAGTTCGCATTTACGTATTGTCGAGAGTAGTCGTTTAAAGCAACACAGCCAAGCTTGGACTGTAACGTATCAGGTAACAAATGCATATAATTGTAATTATCATAATATTCAACATTCAACAAACGTGTAGCAAAATTGATCTGATTTGACAATTGATAGCCTGTATTTAAAAACCCACTTGTTCCATCGACAAAGTTGCAACTAACTACCTGATTTTTCACAGAAATAGTATCTGAGCAGAGACCTGTAATAACAGTTCTATTAAACATATCAGGTATATTGAAAGTCCACTCTCCACGTTTACATTGTTCACCATCCTGGGTATAAATCAAATGATCAGCTTTATCATATACCATATTAATGCCTTCAGCCCCGGGAAGTTTTTTCCAGACACACCGGTTACGAAAATCATATTTATAGATATAAGCATATCTATTTAAAATACCATCTGAATTGGAATATACTTTATTTTCTGTTAATGAATCAGCAGCTATAGGAGGCAAGACAA
Proteins encoded in this window:
- the menB gene encoding 1,4-dihydroxy-2-naphthoyl-CoA synthase produces the protein MEERKWETIKEYEDILFEFYNGIAKITINRPRYRNAFTPTTTGEMSNALTICRECADISVVVITGAGDKAFCSGGDQNVKGKGGYIGKDGVPRLSVLDVQKQIRSIPKPVIAMVNGYAIGGGHVLQVVCDLSIASENAIFGQTGPRVGSFDAGFGASYLARCVGQKKAREIWFLCKQYNAQEALDMGLVNKVVPLDKLEDEVVEWAETMMMHSPLALRMIKAGLNAELDGQSGIQELAGDATLLYYLTEEAQEGKNAFLEKRKPDFKQFPKFP
- a CDS encoding isochorismate synthase — translated: MIGIEALIKQNKSFVIYRVPEEEPVLILQSAGPSFSLNELDELDGKRGFVFAPFRISDSSPLILMQPDVFIKGWKDINSYLSKEECAEDFLSEEEMGDCPQADNYDSYSQAFSSFISSLREKRFEKLVLSRTSVQPKNSSFSLEKALINACERYADAFVYLYHTPQTGTWLGSTPEILLSGKDEQWNTVALAGTLPFHRAVLPNAWSEKNIREQQLVVDYVRNQLTAFGVTPEEKGPFTVRAGELAHLKSEFSFALPGKARLGSLLSLLHPTPAVCGLPKEEAYRFILENEGYNRRYYSGFLGWINPDGKTDLYVNLRCMEIGASCLTLYAGGGLLSHSEMELEWKETEAKLQTMLAIIK
- the menD gene encoding 2-succinyl-5-enolpyruvyl-6-hydroxy-3-cyclohexene-1-carboxylic-acid synthase; protein product: MYSNKKNVLQLAALLREYGIDHVVVSPGSRIAPLTQTFSQHPAFKCFTVVDERSAAFFALGLIQKINRPVAVCCTSGTALLNFGSAVAEAFYQQLPLLVISADRPAAWIGQMDGQTLPQPGIFNTLVKKSVQLPEPVTEEDEWYCNRLINEALLELNHHGKGPVQINVPLSEPLFEFTTEELPQVRAIRYSGGYLKPLDNSEYFRNQWAKSSKRMIIVGQLLPDEKVRKAIEEVAKKWDCVILAEHISNVSSCPVIGNFDQIIYALPDDKWDEFTPDLLIYFGGHIVSKRIKKFLRKQRPAQHWHVSLDGSVPDLFQSLTDVIEMDETFFSLLGSPNEQEMASYSLLWKNKSDELKSKRNAFTAAMPYSDLFVLNNLLPLLPEKAALQLGNSSSIRNAQLFDLNADIPVYCNRGTSGIDGSMSTAVGFAAIHPDLTFLVIGDLSFFYDVNGLWNKHINKNLRIMLVNNGGGEIFHLLPGLNKAESLDDHISYRHNTVAKEWAQAMGFSYLSAENETELKENIITFVSSTSEKPILLETITSMEVNAEVFKAYYHNLK
- a CDS encoding DUF6443 domain-containing protein, whose translation is MRSDKLTIKLSEYRIFIIFSLFLFFVVTESSYAQSNTQNYILSRTMTDSTGTKYMDVIQYYDGLGRPVQIVQKDFTPGKDLVMIQEYDNYGRESNLWLPTPYSGNGNYTDPAIMFSESKSFYADNSPYSSVIYENSPLNRTMHKYGPGDSWRDARRCVRDTFYTNNSSDTLRCAYYHVTSDNKLVKSDNYDNSQLYVTRTMDEDYHKTFEFKDKLGQLILTRQINNNQNHDTYYVYDDFGNKCFVLPPIAADSLTENKVYSNSDGILNRYAYIYKYDFRNRCVWKKLPGAEGINMVYDKADHLIYTQDGEQCKRGEWTFNIPDMFNRTVITGLCSDTISVKNQVVSCNFVDGTSGFLNTGYQLSNQINFATRLLNVEYYDNYNYMHLLPDTLQSKLGCVALNDYSRQYVNANSSISAKGMHTGSKVFMLEDASKAIITAMYYDSRGRLAQSRSTNHLGGYEYDWYSYTFTGKVDKHRHDHSGFVNLKEVSKNYYDQAERLIKTTHSLNDAAPITLLEKKYNDLGQLKEEMSGNADDCSYTYNIRGWILKKQLAGGDEELFYNTFNPESTNTPCYNGNISSRLWEVNLINCYNYSYDELNRLLSGSYISNKAVTYEKSFLEPDYSEKLSYDKLGNITTLYREGYSGKYIDPMNIGRAKDAFGIIDNLKYYYKGNQIVKIDDSVADLSYNGAFNFKDGVKSNIEYYYDLNGNLISDLNKKISLIKYNDLNLPDVIQFSYGHKVNYLYDSNGTKRKAIYTTSNENLYVPLGNSIDIPLNKVLISTNADYCNNVVYKNGKVCMLLTDNGYVSLSGSIPVYHYYLKDYMGNNTSDVNDDWSFENTKNNYPFGLCYGNGMTCFKNPDIFYGYNGKELDRMHGLDLYDYGARHYDPAIGRWGVMDPLAEKYYSISPYAYCVNNPIRFVDPNGKKIVDVNKKEVYSIEKGWDPNASNEIKIIGNGLMSSTLGAYWWYRAVLAPEEISITVVDDLVIPIKKGRGYQLGSKDQILDRKKKKFEKIADIKIYQQSLECYSLDSHRSYFSLLLGAVVHEFVHILDGENQQMQINSDDDNVEKFPTSMEEKMWESFPDRIIPKLPETVLPTVLPRDRQFGPSNNYPVFFDFHKNTFRDSDIKIQR